The Pecten maximus chromosome 12, xPecMax1.1, whole genome shotgun sequence genome includes a region encoding these proteins:
- the LOC117339307 gene encoding helicase POLQ-like isoform X2 translates to MNENDSSGPCRKVGRSRKRTLTPHNPYDQLTYQEESSKSDPTNTNFQKEVTVLSQTQIDAVSAGNDIAGKIDITHTSNNKNDIWFSNSFVKSNQCSVGKKSTSHHLNDCLISSVPKKIRLDVDFSQRSQSDNNCYDRTGVDLVKHSKQISAAIVNEEIIRSVHSNIEKSPLKQHTEMASSPLTSNKGSFLHHFHSTPVRHLKMTSAGKSEMFSRLNEAEDILNNSDDILAGLDIADNENDGNTALNFKTVVNRNGTHNYDRAQDLSHTEKYNKCKGNSNVALNKGQRGDHSMESHTTVAQPQETAKKTNCIRHMDISDDDIFAPDSDFLSQIESLERQADITTDKRAITEKTNNPTSQLVLEKNRKSKMCLQSCDTSKLVQVNSKPDNCDKNENCQETTAGTVTKLNSRGQSESKYFTGQEHIGMTSPLGTKDQGHVAITTPEISSTIKTPTSMGLGGSLKDRIKRRLQENASAKLVNSPGAVMEQRREGEVFVATTKAEQIERDGTDNDIGPFYGLSSNVKTLLQQHRGITSLYAWQDECLNLPAVLEGKNLIYSLPTSGGKTLVAEILIMRELLCNKRDAILILPFVSIVQEKVRGLSPFGIDLDFLVEEYAGSKGKFPPLKRRKRQSLYIATIEKAHSLVNSLIENNRMDSLGLVVVDELHMIGEGGSRGATLESTLLKVIYTRKNTQIVGMSATLSNISDLQTFLGAEVYSNNFRPVELTEYAKLQDNIYQVNPKAKCPEDQLVHERVVMFKYSPDMTRVDGDHLLGLVLEVIPEKSCLLFCPTKKNCENVAMMLCKLLVKHHHELSKVKKIERKALLKELYNDGAGKICPVLQYTLHFGVAYHHSGLTSDERRLIEDAYSEGTLCLLTCTSTLAAGVNLPAKRVILRSPYVGSQFISRSQYKQMVGRAGRAGIDSSGESILITKSSDTEKVGQLLTAPLEVCHSSLMHDDGKGIRGLILSVVGLQMTKTTEEVFTCMEKTLLSVQASRDVPCDILELTRQSLQQLIDLGLVIQKRVSSQETDEDHHHLEVTMLGRATFKGSVNLDWSGRLYNDLHQGEESLVLSSHLHLLYLVTPYDMVSMVTPSWIVYFQEMSTLNPVELKMAALIGVPEGHIARKASGQKSRQKVDEFVVSRFYLTLMLYGLWKQKSVWEVSEKFQQSRGFIQNLLSSAASFASCVYHFCQELDEFWPYQDLFGNFVQRLAYCVSSELIPLMEIPGVKLGRAKQMYSVGYRTLSQVANADPDDLVKSIKQIPRKTARQIVTAAKMLLNEKAEALRQEVEDLVMVPETVSAHPSPDLSSQGSVASSDILAGLTDWTN, encoded by the exons ATGAATGAAAATGACAGCAGTGGACCATGTAGGAAAGTTGGACGATCCCGTAAAAGAACTCTTACTCCACATAACCCTTATGATCAGCTGACTTACCAAGAGGAAAGTTCAAAATCAGACCCTACAAATACAAACTTTCAAAAAGAGGTCACTGTTTTGTCACAGACACAAATTGATGCTGTATCTGCTGGAAATGATATTGCTGGCAAAATAGACATAACCCACACctcaaacaataaaaatgatatcTGGTTTTCAAATTCTTTTGTTAAAAGTAACCAATGTAGTGTTGGAAAGAAAAGCACAAGTCATCATCTGAATGATTGCCTGATTTCTTCTGTACCAAAGAAAATAAGATTAGATGTGGATTTCAGTCAGAGGTCCCAATCTGACAACAACTGTTATGACAGAACTGGTGTAGATTTGGTGAAGCACAGCAAACAGATTTCTGCTGCTATTGTTAATGAGGAGATAATTAGAAGTGTCCATTCGAATATAGAAAAATCTCCATTAAAACAGCATACAGAAATGGCTAGCTCCCCTTTGACGAGTAATAAAGGGAGTTTCCTTCATCACTTCCACTCAACTCCAGTTAGACATCTCAAAATG ACAAGTGCAGGGAAAAGTGAGATGTTTTCAAGACTAAATGAAGCTGAAGACATCCTGAACAACAGTGATGATATTTTAGCTGGACTTGATATTGCTGACAATGAAAATGATGGGAATACAGCTCTAAACTTTAAAACTGTAGTGAACAGGAATGGTACACATAACTATGATCGAGCACAGGATCTGTCACATACTGAAAAATACAACAAGTGTAAAGGAAATTCAAATGTGGCTTTAAATAAAGGCCaaaggggagatcactctatgGAAAGTCATACAACTGTGGCACAGCCACAAGAGACGGCTAAAAAAACAAACTGTATAAGGCATATGGATATTTCTGATGATGACATCTTTGCACCAGATAGTGATTTTCTTAGTCAGATAGAAAGTTTGGAAAGACAAGCAGACATTACAACAGATAAACGTGCAATAACGGAAAAGACTAATAATCCAACCAGTCAACTTGTATTGGAGAAAAATAGAAAAAGTAAAATGTGTTTACAAAGTTGTGATACATCCAAATTAGTGCAAGTGAATTCAAAGCCTGATAActgtgataaaaatgaaaactgTCAAGAAACAACTGCAGGAACAGTTACAAAATTAAACAGTCGGGGACAGTCagaatcaaaatattttacagGTCAAGAGCACATTGGCATGACCTCACCTTTGGGgaccaaagatcaaggtcatgtGGCTATAACCACACCTGAAATTTCTTCCACAATAAAAACTCCAACCTCTATGGGTTTAGGGGGCTCACTAAAAGATAGGATTAAGCGAAGACTTCAGGAAAATGCTTCAGCTAAACTGGTAAACAGTCCTGGAGCAGTAATGGAACAGCGACGAGAAGGGGAAGTTTTTGTGGCAACAACAAAGGCTGAACAGATTGAAAGGGATGGCACTGACAATGATATTGGTCCTTTCTACGGCCTGTCTTCTAATGTTAAAACACTTTTACAGCAGCACAGAGGCATCACCAGTCTTTATG CATGGCAGGATGAGTGTTTAAATCTGCCTGCTGTACTGGAGGGGAAGAACCTGATATACTCCTTACCAACAAGTGGTGGCAAGACCCTGGTGGCCGAGATTCTCATAATGAGGGAACTGCTGTGTAACAAAAGGGATGCCATCCTCATTCTGCCATTTGTTTCTATTGTACAGGAAAAA gTCAGAGGCTTGTCTCCTTTTGGAATTGACCTGGATTTTCTTGTTGAGGAATATGCCGGTAGTAAAGGGAAGTTTCCACCCCTCAAACGCCGCAAGAGACAGTCACTGTACATTGCCACCATAGAGAAGGCCCACTCACTAGTCAACAGTCTTATAGAGAACAACAGGATGGACAGTCTGGGGCTTGTTGTAGTGGATGAG TTACATATGATTGGTGAAGGAGGCAGTCGAGGGGCAACCTTAGAGTCAACGCTTCTCAAAGTCATTTATACTCGAA AGAACACCCAGATAGTCGGGATGAGTGCTACCCTCAGTAACATATCTGATCTACAAACATTTCTTGGGGCTGAGGTCTACTCAAACAACTTTCGCCCA GTGGAACTAACAGAATATGCCAAACTACAAGATAACATTTACCAGGTGAACCCAAAAGCCAAATGTCCAGAAGACCAACTAGTACATGAGAGGGTTGTTATGTTCAAG TACAGCCCTGACATGACCCGTGTAGACGGGGACCACCTACTGGGACTTGTGTTGGAGGTGATTCCAGAGAAGTCCTGTCTTCTTTTCTGTCCTACCAAGAAGAACTGCGAAAATGTAGCCATGATGTTGTGTAAACTCCTGGTCAAACATCATCA TGAGTTGTCCAAGGTAAAGAAGATAGAGAGAAAAGCATTGTTAAAGGAATTGTATAATGATGGAGCAGGAAAGATTTGTCCAGTCCTCCAGTACACTCTACACTTTGGTGTGGCTTACCATCACAGCGGCCTTACATCAGACGAGCGTAGACTCATAGAGGATGCATATTCTGAGGGAACTCTTTGTCTCCTCACTTGTACCTCAACACTGGCAGCTGGAGTCAACCTACCTGCAAAAAG gGTGATATTGCGATCTCCCTATGTTGGGAGTCAATTCATCAGTCGTAGTCAGTACAAACAGATGGTTGGACGAGCTGGTCGGGCTGGTATCGACTCGTCAGGAGAGAGCATTCTCATCACCAAATCCTCTGATACTGAGAAG GTCGGACAGCTTCTAACTGCTCCCCTGGAAGTATGCCACAGTAGTTTAATGCATGACGACGGCAAAGGTATCCGAGGATTAATCCTGTCAGTAGTTGGTTTACAG ATGACCAAGACCACTGAAGAAGTTTTCACCTGTATGGAAAAGACATTACTGTCAGTACAGGCTAGTCGAGATGTACCATGTGACATTTTAGAACTGACACGTCAGTCACTACAACAACTTATTGACCTCGGACTAGTCATACAGAAACGGGTGTCATCACAGGAAACTGATGAGGACCATCATCATCTTGAAGTCACCATGCTTGGTCGCGCCACCTTTAAAG GATCAGTGAACTTGGATTGGTCAGGTCGTCTGTATAACGACCTCCACCAGGGAGAGGAATCCCTGGTCTTATCTAGTCATCTCCACCTTCTCTACCTGGTCACGCCCTACGACATGGTCAGCATGGTCACACCCTCCTGGATTGTCTACTTCCAAGAG ATGAGCACACTAAACCCTGTGGAGTTGAAGATGGCAGCATTGATTGGTGTACCAGAAGGACACATCGCCAGGAAAGCTTCTGGGCAGAAATCTAGACAG AAGGTGGATGAATTTGTGGTGAGTCGATTCTACCTGACATTGATGCTGTATGGACTCTGGAAACAAAAATCAGTTTGGGAGGTGTCAGAGAAATTCCAGCAATCCCGTGGGTTTATACAGAACCTTCTGTCCAGTGCCGCTAGCTTTGCTTCCTGTGTCTACCACTTCTGTCAG GAACTTGATGAGTTTTGGCCCTATCAGGATctgtttggtaactttgtacaGCGCCTGGCTTACTGTGTGTCGTCAGAGCTGATTCCACTGATGGAGATCCCAGGAGTTAAACTG GGGCGAGCTAAACAGATGTACAGTGTTGGGTATAGGACCTTGTCTCAAGTGGCCAATGCTGACCCAGATGACCTTGTCAAAAGCATCAAACAAATTCCACGCAAGACAGCTCGACAAATTGTCACTGCTGCAAAG ATGCTTCTGAATGAGAAAGCAGAAGCTCTTCGACAGGAAGTGGAGGATCTTGTAATGGTACCTGAGACTGTGTCTGCCCATCCTTCACCAGACTTATCCTCCCAGGGATCTGTAGCATCTTCAGACATACTCGCTGGTCTCACTGACTGGACAAACTAA
- the LOC117339310 gene encoding MORN repeat-containing protein 4-like yields the protein MKSSYKYPDGSEYNGEWSDDGQRQGYGHMKFPDGAQYFGMFVNGLCEGLGVMVFSDNSRYEGEFQQGKFNGMGAFLRCDGMKFEGQFQDGKIRGQGIVTFPDGTHGLPRNEGFFDGNKMVRREKCMAAVQKARQVADHAKGQSS from the exons ATGAAAAGTTCCTACAAGTATCCTGATGGGAGTGAATACAACGGAGAATGGTCGGATGATGGACAGCGTCAAGGCTATGGTCACATGAAATTTCCAGATGGTGCACAGTATTTTGGGATGTTCGTGAATGGACTCTGTGAGGGGCTTGGTGTCATGGTGTTTTCAGACAATTCAAG gTATGAAGGAGAGTTTCAGCAAGGAAAGTTCAATGGAATGGGAGCCTTCCTTCGGTGTGATGGGATGAAATTTGAAGGTCAATTTCAGGATGGCAAGATTCGTGGCCAAG GTATTGTCACTTTTCCTGATGGAACACATGGCCTCCCAAGAAATGAAGGTTTTTTCGATGGAAACAAAATGGTCCGACGAGAAAAATGTATGGCAGCTGTTCAGAAAGCAAGACAAGTTGCTGATCACGctaaaggtcaaagttcatag
- the LOC117339307 gene encoding helicase POLQ-like isoform X1 produces MNENDSSGPCRKVGRSRKRTLTPHNPYDQLTYQEESSKSDPTNTNFQKEVTVLSQTQIDAVSAGNDIAGKIDITHTSNNKNDIWFSNSFVKSNQCSVGKKSTSHHLNDCLISSVPKKIRLDVDFSQRSQSDNNCYDRTGVDLVKHSKQISAAIVNEEIIRSVHSNIEKSPLKQHTEMASSPLTSNKGSFLHHFHSTPVRHLKMKTSAGKSEMFSRLNEAEDILNNSDDILAGLDIADNENDGNTALNFKTVVNRNGTHNYDRAQDLSHTEKYNKCKGNSNVALNKGQRGDHSMESHTTVAQPQETAKKTNCIRHMDISDDDIFAPDSDFLSQIESLERQADITTDKRAITEKTNNPTSQLVLEKNRKSKMCLQSCDTSKLVQVNSKPDNCDKNENCQETTAGTVTKLNSRGQSESKYFTGQEHIGMTSPLGTKDQGHVAITTPEISSTIKTPTSMGLGGSLKDRIKRRLQENASAKLVNSPGAVMEQRREGEVFVATTKAEQIERDGTDNDIGPFYGLSSNVKTLLQQHRGITSLYAWQDECLNLPAVLEGKNLIYSLPTSGGKTLVAEILIMRELLCNKRDAILILPFVSIVQEKVRGLSPFGIDLDFLVEEYAGSKGKFPPLKRRKRQSLYIATIEKAHSLVNSLIENNRMDSLGLVVVDELHMIGEGGSRGATLESTLLKVIYTRKNTQIVGMSATLSNISDLQTFLGAEVYSNNFRPVELTEYAKLQDNIYQVNPKAKCPEDQLVHERVVMFKYSPDMTRVDGDHLLGLVLEVIPEKSCLLFCPTKKNCENVAMMLCKLLVKHHHELSKVKKIERKALLKELYNDGAGKICPVLQYTLHFGVAYHHSGLTSDERRLIEDAYSEGTLCLLTCTSTLAAGVNLPAKRVILRSPYVGSQFISRSQYKQMVGRAGRAGIDSSGESILITKSSDTEKVGQLLTAPLEVCHSSLMHDDGKGIRGLILSVVGLQMTKTTEEVFTCMEKTLLSVQASRDVPCDILELTRQSLQQLIDLGLVIQKRVSSQETDEDHHHLEVTMLGRATFKGSVNLDWSGRLYNDLHQGEESLVLSSHLHLLYLVTPYDMVSMVTPSWIVYFQEMSTLNPVELKMAALIGVPEGHIARKASGQKSRQKVDEFVVSRFYLTLMLYGLWKQKSVWEVSEKFQQSRGFIQNLLSSAASFASCVYHFCQELDEFWPYQDLFGNFVQRLAYCVSSELIPLMEIPGVKLGRAKQMYSVGYRTLSQVANADPDDLVKSIKQIPRKTARQIVTAAKMLLNEKAEALRQEVEDLVMVPETVSAHPSPDLSSQGSVASSDILAGLTDWTN; encoded by the exons ATGAATGAAAATGACAGCAGTGGACCATGTAGGAAAGTTGGACGATCCCGTAAAAGAACTCTTACTCCACATAACCCTTATGATCAGCTGACTTACCAAGAGGAAAGTTCAAAATCAGACCCTACAAATACAAACTTTCAAAAAGAGGTCACTGTTTTGTCACAGACACAAATTGATGCTGTATCTGCTGGAAATGATATTGCTGGCAAAATAGACATAACCCACACctcaaacaataaaaatgatatcTGGTTTTCAAATTCTTTTGTTAAAAGTAACCAATGTAGTGTTGGAAAGAAAAGCACAAGTCATCATCTGAATGATTGCCTGATTTCTTCTGTACCAAAGAAAATAAGATTAGATGTGGATTTCAGTCAGAGGTCCCAATCTGACAACAACTGTTATGACAGAACTGGTGTAGATTTGGTGAAGCACAGCAAACAGATTTCTGCTGCTATTGTTAATGAGGAGATAATTAGAAGTGTCCATTCGAATATAGAAAAATCTCCATTAAAACAGCATACAGAAATGGCTAGCTCCCCTTTGACGAGTAATAAAGGGAGTTTCCTTCATCACTTCCACTCAACTCCAGTTAGACATCTCAAAATG AAGACAAGTGCAGGGAAAAGTGAGATGTTTTCAAGACTAAATGAAGCTGAAGACATCCTGAACAACAGTGATGATATTTTAGCTGGACTTGATATTGCTGACAATGAAAATGATGGGAATACAGCTCTAAACTTTAAAACTGTAGTGAACAGGAATGGTACACATAACTATGATCGAGCACAGGATCTGTCACATACTGAAAAATACAACAAGTGTAAAGGAAATTCAAATGTGGCTTTAAATAAAGGCCaaaggggagatcactctatgGAAAGTCATACAACTGTGGCACAGCCACAAGAGACGGCTAAAAAAACAAACTGTATAAGGCATATGGATATTTCTGATGATGACATCTTTGCACCAGATAGTGATTTTCTTAGTCAGATAGAAAGTTTGGAAAGACAAGCAGACATTACAACAGATAAACGTGCAATAACGGAAAAGACTAATAATCCAACCAGTCAACTTGTATTGGAGAAAAATAGAAAAAGTAAAATGTGTTTACAAAGTTGTGATACATCCAAATTAGTGCAAGTGAATTCAAAGCCTGATAActgtgataaaaatgaaaactgTCAAGAAACAACTGCAGGAACAGTTACAAAATTAAACAGTCGGGGACAGTCagaatcaaaatattttacagGTCAAGAGCACATTGGCATGACCTCACCTTTGGGgaccaaagatcaaggtcatgtGGCTATAACCACACCTGAAATTTCTTCCACAATAAAAACTCCAACCTCTATGGGTTTAGGGGGCTCACTAAAAGATAGGATTAAGCGAAGACTTCAGGAAAATGCTTCAGCTAAACTGGTAAACAGTCCTGGAGCAGTAATGGAACAGCGACGAGAAGGGGAAGTTTTTGTGGCAACAACAAAGGCTGAACAGATTGAAAGGGATGGCACTGACAATGATATTGGTCCTTTCTACGGCCTGTCTTCTAATGTTAAAACACTTTTACAGCAGCACAGAGGCATCACCAGTCTTTATG CATGGCAGGATGAGTGTTTAAATCTGCCTGCTGTACTGGAGGGGAAGAACCTGATATACTCCTTACCAACAAGTGGTGGCAAGACCCTGGTGGCCGAGATTCTCATAATGAGGGAACTGCTGTGTAACAAAAGGGATGCCATCCTCATTCTGCCATTTGTTTCTATTGTACAGGAAAAA gTCAGAGGCTTGTCTCCTTTTGGAATTGACCTGGATTTTCTTGTTGAGGAATATGCCGGTAGTAAAGGGAAGTTTCCACCCCTCAAACGCCGCAAGAGACAGTCACTGTACATTGCCACCATAGAGAAGGCCCACTCACTAGTCAACAGTCTTATAGAGAACAACAGGATGGACAGTCTGGGGCTTGTTGTAGTGGATGAG TTACATATGATTGGTGAAGGAGGCAGTCGAGGGGCAACCTTAGAGTCAACGCTTCTCAAAGTCATTTATACTCGAA AGAACACCCAGATAGTCGGGATGAGTGCTACCCTCAGTAACATATCTGATCTACAAACATTTCTTGGGGCTGAGGTCTACTCAAACAACTTTCGCCCA GTGGAACTAACAGAATATGCCAAACTACAAGATAACATTTACCAGGTGAACCCAAAAGCCAAATGTCCAGAAGACCAACTAGTACATGAGAGGGTTGTTATGTTCAAG TACAGCCCTGACATGACCCGTGTAGACGGGGACCACCTACTGGGACTTGTGTTGGAGGTGATTCCAGAGAAGTCCTGTCTTCTTTTCTGTCCTACCAAGAAGAACTGCGAAAATGTAGCCATGATGTTGTGTAAACTCCTGGTCAAACATCATCA TGAGTTGTCCAAGGTAAAGAAGATAGAGAGAAAAGCATTGTTAAAGGAATTGTATAATGATGGAGCAGGAAAGATTTGTCCAGTCCTCCAGTACACTCTACACTTTGGTGTGGCTTACCATCACAGCGGCCTTACATCAGACGAGCGTAGACTCATAGAGGATGCATATTCTGAGGGAACTCTTTGTCTCCTCACTTGTACCTCAACACTGGCAGCTGGAGTCAACCTACCTGCAAAAAG gGTGATATTGCGATCTCCCTATGTTGGGAGTCAATTCATCAGTCGTAGTCAGTACAAACAGATGGTTGGACGAGCTGGTCGGGCTGGTATCGACTCGTCAGGAGAGAGCATTCTCATCACCAAATCCTCTGATACTGAGAAG GTCGGACAGCTTCTAACTGCTCCCCTGGAAGTATGCCACAGTAGTTTAATGCATGACGACGGCAAAGGTATCCGAGGATTAATCCTGTCAGTAGTTGGTTTACAG ATGACCAAGACCACTGAAGAAGTTTTCACCTGTATGGAAAAGACATTACTGTCAGTACAGGCTAGTCGAGATGTACCATGTGACATTTTAGAACTGACACGTCAGTCACTACAACAACTTATTGACCTCGGACTAGTCATACAGAAACGGGTGTCATCACAGGAAACTGATGAGGACCATCATCATCTTGAAGTCACCATGCTTGGTCGCGCCACCTTTAAAG GATCAGTGAACTTGGATTGGTCAGGTCGTCTGTATAACGACCTCCACCAGGGAGAGGAATCCCTGGTCTTATCTAGTCATCTCCACCTTCTCTACCTGGTCACGCCCTACGACATGGTCAGCATGGTCACACCCTCCTGGATTGTCTACTTCCAAGAG ATGAGCACACTAAACCCTGTGGAGTTGAAGATGGCAGCATTGATTGGTGTACCAGAAGGACACATCGCCAGGAAAGCTTCTGGGCAGAAATCTAGACAG AAGGTGGATGAATTTGTGGTGAGTCGATTCTACCTGACATTGATGCTGTATGGACTCTGGAAACAAAAATCAGTTTGGGAGGTGTCAGAGAAATTCCAGCAATCCCGTGGGTTTATACAGAACCTTCTGTCCAGTGCCGCTAGCTTTGCTTCCTGTGTCTACCACTTCTGTCAG GAACTTGATGAGTTTTGGCCCTATCAGGATctgtttggtaactttgtacaGCGCCTGGCTTACTGTGTGTCGTCAGAGCTGATTCCACTGATGGAGATCCCAGGAGTTAAACTG GGGCGAGCTAAACAGATGTACAGTGTTGGGTATAGGACCTTGTCTCAAGTGGCCAATGCTGACCCAGATGACCTTGTCAAAAGCATCAAACAAATTCCACGCAAGACAGCTCGACAAATTGTCACTGCTGCAAAG ATGCTTCTGAATGAGAAAGCAGAAGCTCTTCGACAGGAAGTGGAGGATCTTGTAATGGTACCTGAGACTGTGTCTGCCCATCCTTCACCAGACTTATCCTCCCAGGGATCTGTAGCATCTTCAGACATACTCGCTGGTCTCACTGACTGGACAAACTAA